One window from the genome of Malus domestica chromosome 01, GDT2T_hap1 encodes:
- the LOC108171002 gene encoding protein MAEA homolog isoform X1, whose amino-acid sequence MLRMSYYDTAVKLAESRNIQDFVDIDIFQEAKKVIEALQNMEVGPALAWCAENKSRLKKSKSKFEFQLRLQEFIELVRAENNLRAITYAQKYLAPWGTTHMKEFQRVFVTVAYKSTTECATYKVLFEPKQWDYLVDQFKQEFCKLYGMTLEPLLNIYLQAGLSALKTPYCYDDDCTKEDPLSQEGFRKLAMPLPYSKQRHSKLVCYITKELMDTENPPQVLPNGYVYSTKALEEMARKNDGKITCPRTGLVCNFTDLVKAYIS is encoded by the exons ATGTTGCGGATGTCTTATTATGATACGGCAGTGAAGCTGGCGGAAAGCAGAAATATTCAG GATTTTGTTGATATTGATATATTTCAAGAAGCAAAAAAGGTTATTGAAGCCCTTCAGAATATGGAGGTAGGCCCTGCCCTAGCCTGGTGTGCCGAGAACAAGTCACGATTAAAGAAATCCAAG AGTAAATTCGAGTTTCAGCTGAGACTTCAAGAGTTTATAGAGTTGGTACGAGCTGAAAATAACTTGCGAGCAATCACATATGCTCAAAAGTACCTAGCACCATGGGGAACTACTCATATGAAAGAATTCCAGCGGGTCTTTGTAACAGTAGCTTATAAGAGTACTACAGAATGTGCTACATACAAG GTTTTATTTGAGCCAAAGCAATGGGATTACCTGGTTGACCAATTCAAACAGGAATTCTGCAAGTTATATGGCATGACGCTTGAGCCTTTGCTGAATATTTATCTGCAAGCAGGCCTGTCTGCTCTTAAAACCCC atactgttatgatgatgattgcACCAAGGAGGATCCGCTATCACAGGAGGGTTTCCGGAAACTAGCCATGCCCTTACCTTATTCTAAGCAGCGTCATTCAAAGCTTGTTTGCTACATAACTAAGGAACTAATGGACACAGAGAACCCACCGCAAGTCTTGCCCAACGGCTATGTCTACAGCACTAAG GCTCTTGAAGAAATGGCGAGGAAGAATGATGGTAAGATTACTTGTCCAAGGACAGGATTGGTATGCAATTTCACAGATCTGGTGAAGGCATATATATCATGA
- the LOC108171002 gene encoding protein MAEA homolog isoform X2, producing the protein MLRMSYYDTAVKLAESRNIQDFVDIDIFQEAKKVIEALQNMEVGPALAWCAENKSRLKKSKSKFEFQLRLQEFIELVRAENNLRAITYAQKYLAPWGTTHMKEFQRVFVTVAYKSTTECATYKVLFEPKQWDYLVDQFKQEFCKLYGMTLEPLLNIYLQAGLSALKTPYCYDDDCTKEDPLSQEGFRKLAMPLPYSKQRHSKLVCYITKELMDTENPPQVLPNGYVYSTKAGS; encoded by the exons ATGTTGCGGATGTCTTATTATGATACGGCAGTGAAGCTGGCGGAAAGCAGAAATATTCAG GATTTTGTTGATATTGATATATTTCAAGAAGCAAAAAAGGTTATTGAAGCCCTTCAGAATATGGAGGTAGGCCCTGCCCTAGCCTGGTGTGCCGAGAACAAGTCACGATTAAAGAAATCCAAG AGTAAATTCGAGTTTCAGCTGAGACTTCAAGAGTTTATAGAGTTGGTACGAGCTGAAAATAACTTGCGAGCAATCACATATGCTCAAAAGTACCTAGCACCATGGGGAACTACTCATATGAAAGAATTCCAGCGGGTCTTTGTAACAGTAGCTTATAAGAGTACTACAGAATGTGCTACATACAAG GTTTTATTTGAGCCAAAGCAATGGGATTACCTGGTTGACCAATTCAAACAGGAATTCTGCAAGTTATATGGCATGACGCTTGAGCCTTTGCTGAATATTTATCTGCAAGCAGGCCTGTCTGCTCTTAAAACCCC atactgttatgatgatgattgcACCAAGGAGGATCCGCTATCACAGGAGGGTTTCCGGAAACTAGCCATGCCCTTACCTTATTCTAAGCAGCGTCATTCAAAGCTTGTTTGCTACATAACTAAGGAACTAATGGACACAGAGAACCCACCGCAAGTCTTGCCCAACGGCTATGTCTACAGCACTAAG GCAGGCTCTTGA